In Halorientalis sp. LT38, a genomic segment contains:
- a CDS encoding DUF5518 domain-containing protein — MASDQTMNAIIGGVVTIVLSFTGFSPLLGGAVAGYLNQRDGVRVGALAGVVALVPLLPLLFIVGGFLGIFSLAGGMGPGSMGGMGLIGLFFGLFAFAFFSAVVVGMSALGGYLGEYLYAEDVL, encoded by the coding sequence ATGGCCAGCGATCAGACGATGAACGCCATCATCGGTGGCGTCGTCACGATAGTCCTCTCGTTCACCGGCTTCTCACCGCTGCTGGGCGGCGCGGTCGCCGGCTACCTGAACCAGCGAGACGGCGTGCGCGTCGGCGCGCTCGCCGGAGTGGTCGCGCTCGTTCCCTTGCTTCCCCTGCTCTTCATCGTCGGCGGGTTCCTCGGGATCTTCTCGCTGGCCGGCGGCATGGGACCGGGATCGATGGGTGGCATGGGCCTGATCGGCCTGTTCTTCGGTCTCTTTGCCTTCGCGTTTTTCTCGGCCGTGGTCGTCGGTATGTCGGCGCTCGGGGGGTACCTGGGCGAGTACCTCTACGCCGAGGACGTGCTCTGA
- the idsA3 gene encoding geranylfarnesyl diphosphate synthase, whose protein sequence is MTTPRADQAAVEQAIATRRERVNDAIPEQLPIIRPERLYEASRYLLDAGGKRLRPTILLLAAEAIADAEPLAEDYQAFPAPDGPVDVMSAAVSIEIIQSFTLIHDDIMDDDDMRRGVPAVHREYDLETAILAGDTLYSKAFEVMLETGAPDERSVRALSELATTCTKICEGQAFDIDFESRNAVEPDEYLDMVELKTAVLYAAAASVPAMLLGDDDAVDALYGYGLDIGRAFQIQDDLLDLTTPSEKLGKQRGSDLVENKKTLVTLHARENGVDVDGLVDANSVETVDEREIEAAVEQLRAAGSIEYARETAHGLIDSGKANLEVLPDNPSRDLLGGIADYLIQREY, encoded by the coding sequence ATGACGACCCCACGCGCGGACCAGGCGGCGGTCGAGCAGGCGATCGCGACGCGCCGCGAGCGCGTCAACGACGCCATCCCCGAGCAACTGCCGATCATCCGCCCCGAGCGCCTCTACGAGGCCTCGCGCTACCTGCTGGACGCGGGCGGCAAGCGCCTGCGCCCGACGATCCTCCTGCTCGCGGCCGAAGCCATCGCCGACGCGGAACCCCTGGCCGAGGACTACCAGGCGTTCCCCGCCCCCGACGGCCCCGTCGACGTGATGTCGGCCGCGGTCAGCATCGAGATCATCCAGTCGTTCACCCTGATCCACGACGACATCATGGACGACGACGACATGCGTCGCGGCGTGCCGGCCGTCCACCGCGAGTACGATCTCGAAACCGCGATCCTGGCCGGCGACACGCTCTACTCGAAGGCCTTCGAGGTCATGCTGGAGACGGGCGCGCCCGACGAGCGATCCGTCCGCGCGCTGTCCGAACTGGCGACGACCTGTACCAAGATCTGCGAGGGCCAGGCCTTCGACATCGACTTCGAGTCCAGGAACGCCGTCGAACCCGACGAGTACCTTGACATGGTCGAACTCAAGACCGCGGTGCTGTACGCCGCGGCCGCCAGCGTCCCGGCGATGCTTTTGGGTGACGACGACGCCGTCGACGCCCTCTACGGCTACGGGCTGGACATCGGCCGCGCGTTCCAGATCCAGGACGACCTGCTGGACCTGACGACGCCGAGCGAGAAACTCGGCAAGCAGCGCGGGAGCGACCTAGTCGAGAACAAGAAGACCCTCGTCACGCTGCACGCCCGCGAGAACGGCGTCGACGTGGACGGCCTCGTGGACGCAAACAGCGTCGAGACCGTCGACGAGCGGGAGATCGAGGCCGCCGTCGAACAGTTGCGGGCCGCGGGCAGCATCGAGTACGCCCGCGAGACCGCACACGGCCTCATCGACAGCGGGAAGGCCAACCTCGAAGTGCTGCCCGACAACCCCAGCCGCGACCTGCTGGGCGGGATCGCCGATTACCTGATCCAGCGGGAGTACTGA
- a CDS encoding ribonuclease J: MEIEIATIGGYQEVGRQMTAVRAGDDVVVFDMGLNLSKVLIHDNVETERMHSLDLIDMGAIPDDRVMSDLEGDVKAIVPTHGHLDHIGAISKLAHRYDAPIVASPFTIELVKQQIEGEQKFGVENDLQKMEAGETMQIGERNELEFVNVTHSIIDAINPVLHTPEGSIVYGLDKRMDHSPVIGDPIDMKRFREIAREDGGVLCYIEDCTNAGSKGRTPSEAVARRHLKDVMYSIEDYDGGIVATTFSSHIARVSSLVEFAEDIGRQPVLLGRSMEKYSGTAERLDFVDFPDDLGMYGHRKSVDRTFKRIMNEGKEDFLPIVTGHQGEPRAMLTRMGRGETPYELEDGDKVLFSARVIPEPTNEGQRYQSEKLLGMQGARIYDDIHVSGHLRQEGHYEMLDALQPQHVIPAHQSLEGFAPYVDLAENMGYNLGRDLHVTRNGNLITLVDE, encoded by the coding sequence ATGGAAATCGAAATTGCGACAATCGGCGGCTACCAGGAAGTCGGCCGGCAGATGACTGCGGTCCGGGCGGGCGACGACGTCGTCGTCTTCGACATGGGTCTGAACCTCTCGAAGGTCCTGATCCACGACAACGTCGAGACCGAGCGGATGCACAGTCTCGATCTGATCGACATGGGCGCCATCCCGGACGACCGGGTCATGTCCGACCTCGAGGGCGACGTGAAGGCCATCGTGCCGACCCACGGTCACCTCGACCACATCGGCGCCATCTCGAAACTGGCCCACCGCTACGACGCACCGATCGTGGCGTCACCGTTCACGATCGAACTGGTCAAACAGCAGATCGAGGGCGAGCAGAAGTTCGGCGTCGAGAACGACCTCCAGAAGATGGAGGCCGGCGAGACGATGCAGATCGGCGAGCGAAACGAACTCGAGTTCGTCAACGTCACCCACTCGATCATCGACGCGATCAACCCCGTCCTCCACACGCCGGAGGGCTCGATCGTCTACGGACTCGACAAGCGCATGGACCACTCGCCGGTCATCGGCGACCCCATCGACATGAAGCGCTTCCGTGAGATCGCTCGCGAGGACGGCGGCGTCCTCTGTTACATCGAGGACTGTACCAACGCCGGCAGCAAGGGCCGCACCCCGAGCGAGGCCGTCGCTCGCCGACACCTGAAGGACGTGATGTACAGCATCGAGGACTACGACGGCGGCATCGTCGCCACGACGTTCTCGAGCCACATCGCACGCGTCTCCTCCCTCGTGGAGTTCGCCGAGGACATCGGCCGCCAGCCGGTCCTGCTGGGCCGTTCGATGGAGAAGTACTCGGGCACCGCGGAGCGCCTGGACTTCGTCGACTTCCCGGACGACCTTGGGATGTACGGCCACCGGAAATCCGTCGATCGTACCTTCAAGCGGATCATGAACGAGGGCAAGGAAGACTTCCTGCCGATCGTGACGGGCCACCAGGGCGAGCCGCGCGCGATGCTCACCCGGATGGGCCGCGGCGAGACGCCGTACGAACTGGAGGACGGCGACAAGGTCCTGTTCTCGGCACGGGTCATCCCGGAGCCGACCAACGAGGGCCAGCGCTACCAGTCCGAGAAACTCCTCGGGATGCAGGGCGCCCGGATCTACGACGACATCCACGTCTCGGGCCACCTCCGGCAGGAGGGCCACTACGAGATGCTGGACGCGCTCCAGCCCCAGCACGTCATCCCCGCTCACCAGTCGCTCGAAGGGTTCGCGCCGTACGTGGACCTGGCGGAGAACATGGGCTACAATCTCGGGCGCGACCTGCACGTGACCCGTAACGGGAACCTGATCACGCTCGTCGACGAATGA
- a CDS encoding isopentenyl phosphate kinase, with protein sequence MTVVVKLGGSVVTVKDDPETLDEGAIERAAAAVAGTDEDVVVVHGGGSFGHHHATRHGVTRTEGTGDANAVREIHGAMNRLNDAIVDALADAGVPAVPVHPLSAGSRDEAGGLGLETEQAGTMLGEGFVPVLHGDVIAHAGSGATIVSGDELVVALAMGLDADRVGLCSAVPGVLDANDDVIDRIDAFEDVADVLGGSDAADVTGGMAAKVRTLLDLDTPASVFALDDLADFLAGTDPGTLIAGADEPPDS encoded by the coding sequence GTGACGGTCGTCGTCAAACTCGGCGGCAGCGTCGTCACCGTCAAGGACGACCCCGAGACGCTGGACGAAGGAGCGATCGAACGTGCAGCGGCCGCCGTCGCGGGCACCGACGAGGACGTGGTCGTGGTCCACGGCGGGGGAAGCTTCGGCCACCACCACGCGACTCGCCACGGCGTCACCCGGACCGAGGGGACCGGGGACGCGAACGCCGTCCGGGAGATCCACGGCGCGATGAACCGATTGAACGACGCGATCGTCGACGCGCTGGCCGACGCCGGCGTCCCCGCGGTCCCGGTCCATCCGCTGTCGGCCGGGAGCCGTGACGAGGCCGGGGGACTCGGACTGGAGACCGAACAGGCCGGGACGATGCTCGGCGAGGGCTTCGTCCCGGTGCTCCACGGTGACGTGATCGCTCACGCGGGATCGGGGGCGACCATCGTCAGCGGCGACGAACTGGTGGTCGCGCTCGCGATGGGGCTGGACGCCGACCGGGTGGGCCTCTGTTCGGCGGTTCCGGGCGTCCTCGACGCGAACGACGACGTGATCGACCGGATCGACGCGTTCGAGGACGTCGCGGACGTACTCGGCGGCAGCGACGCGGCCGACGTGACCGGCGGGATGGCGGCGAAGGTCCGGACGCTGCTCGACCTGGACACGCCCGCCTCGGTCTTCGCGCTCGACGATCTCGCGGACTTCCTGGCTGGCACCGACCCCGGGACCCTCATCGCGGGGGCGGACGAACCGCCCGACAGCTAG
- a CDS encoding SDR family oxidoreductase, with the protein MTGFDPTPPSTDVFADDLLAGETALITGGGTGIGEEIALAMADHGADVAVASRDMEHLEPVAAEIEARGQQACATTVDVREEERVDAMTETVLDELGEITILVNNAGANFVTPTEELSANGWRSVVGTILDGTAYCSFSVGEHMIENGGGSIVSMGATNSVFGAPYHAHSGAGKAGVHNLMQSLASEWAKFGVRANTVAPGIIETEGIAGAVGGSLPEQLLDDLAADRFGQPADCVPLVLFLASPAANYVTGSYYAVDGGHLLHQSPLE; encoded by the coding sequence ATGACAGGGTTCGATCCGACGCCGCCCAGTACCGACGTGTTCGCCGACGACCTGCTGGCGGGCGAGACGGCGCTGATCACCGGCGGGGGGACGGGCATCGGCGAGGAGATAGCGCTGGCGATGGCCGACCACGGCGCGGACGTGGCGGTCGCCAGCCGGGACATGGAGCACCTGGAACCGGTCGCGGCGGAAATCGAAGCGAGGGGCCAGCAGGCCTGTGCGACGACGGTCGACGTCCGCGAGGAGGAGCGCGTCGACGCGATGACCGAGACGGTGCTCGACGAACTGGGCGAGATCACGATCCTTGTCAACAACGCGGGCGCGAACTTCGTCACGCCGACCGAGGAACTCTCGGCCAACGGGTGGCGGTCCGTCGTGGGAACCATCCTCGACGGCACGGCCTACTGCTCCTTCTCGGTCGGCGAGCACATGATCGAGAACGGCGGGGGGTCGATCGTCTCGATGGGCGCGACCAACTCCGTCTTCGGCGCGCCGTACCACGCACACTCCGGGGCCGGGAAGGCCGGCGTCCACAACCTGATGCAGTCACTGGCCAGCGAGTGGGCGAAGTTCGGCGTCCGCGCGAACACCGTCGCCCCGGGGATCATCGAGACCGAAGGCATCGCCGGCGCGGTCGGGGGATCGCTGCCCGAGCAACTGCTCGACGATCTGGCGGCCGACCGGTTCGGCCAGCCCGCCGACTGCGTGCCGCTGGTCCTCTTTCTGGCGAGTCCCGCGGCGAACTACGTCACCGGCAGTTACTACGCGGTCGACGGCGGGCACCTCCTCCACCAGTCGCCCCTGGAGTGA
- a CDS encoding MBL fold metallo-hydrolase — translation MASIRLLRHATLLVELDGTTLLVDPMLSSPGEIPPIPNSPNDRENPLVALPEVDLDYDAVLVTHRHRDHFDDAAAEQLPADVPILCQPVEADAFENDGFEDVRPVEDSISFEGIELVRTPARHGHGDLAEQMAPVSGFVLAGEETLYLAGDTVWYDAVPETIDAHDPDAVVVNAGAAQFVEGEPITMTPEEVGEVRAHVDDDVPVIADHMDAINHCLATREDLAAAVDDVTIPADGERIEL, via the coding sequence ATGGCTTCGATCCGACTCCTGCGACACGCGACGCTGCTCGTCGAACTGGACGGGACGACGCTCCTCGTCGATCCGATGTTGAGCAGCCCCGGCGAGATCCCGCCGATCCCGAACTCGCCCAACGATCGCGAGAACCCCCTCGTGGCGCTCCCCGAGGTCGACCTCGATTACGACGCCGTCCTCGTCACCCATCGGCATCGGGACCACTTCGACGACGCCGCGGCCGAACAGTTGCCCGCCGACGTCCCGATCCTCTGCCAGCCGGTCGAGGCCGACGCGTTCGAGAACGACGGGTTCGAGGACGTCCGACCGGTCGAGGATTCGATCTCCTTCGAAGGTATCGAACTCGTCCGGACGCCGGCCCGACACGGCCACGGCGACCTGGCCGAGCAGATGGCTCCGGTGTCGGGGTTCGTGCTCGCAGGGGAGGAGACCCTCTACCTGGCGGGCGACACGGTCTGGTACGATGCGGTCCCGGAGACGATCGACGCGCACGACCCGGACGCGGTGGTCGTGAACGCCGGGGCGGCCCAGTTCGTCGAGGGGGAGCCGATCACGATGACACCCGAGGAGGTCGGCGAGGTTCGGGCGCACGTCGACGACGACGTGCCGGTGATCGCCGACCACATGGACGCGATCAACCACTGTCTGGCGACCCGCGAGGATCTGGCGGCGGCGGTCGACGACGTCACGATCCCGGCGGACGGCGAGCGGATCGAGCTCTGA
- a CDS encoding acyl-CoA dehydrogenase family protein, producing the protein MDFSLTEEQRAVRQTAREFAENEIEPVAREHEESGEWPEAVWETAVDAGLIGVSIPEEYGGAGMGQVEASIFAEEIARADAGMLAAIGTEFGTRMIAEYGTEAQKEWILEGVCSGELIGALGNTEPDHGSDAASIETTAEKEGDEYVIDGVKTFITHGGIADYVLTMCRTGVEGHAGISAIIVETDRDGFEVESEIHKMGWNASNTVQLRYDGVRVPEENLVGYEDAGFYQLMEFFEEERVGIAAQALGIAQRCLDEAVEYVGERRQFDRKIQQFQAVQHKVADMAIQVENARRLTYDAAARIDRGEKPTKLASMAKLYASEVAEAVASDAMQLHGGNGYTRDYPVERQYRHAKLYQIGEGTSEIQRNIIAKELLDL; encoded by the coding sequence ATCGATTTCTCCCTGACCGAGGAGCAACGGGCCGTCCGACAGACCGCCCGCGAGTTCGCCGAGAACGAGATCGAACCCGTGGCCCGCGAGCACGAGGAGAGCGGCGAGTGGCCCGAGGCCGTCTGGGAGACGGCCGTCGACGCCGGCCTGATCGGCGTCTCGATCCCCGAGGAGTACGGCGGCGCCGGGATGGGGCAGGTCGAGGCCTCGATCTTCGCCGAGGAGATCGCCCGCGCCGACGCCGGGATGCTCGCCGCCATCGGCACGGAGTTCGGCACGCGCATGATCGCCGAGTACGGTACCGAGGCACAGAAAGAGTGGATCCTCGAAGGCGTCTGCTCGGGCGAACTGATCGGCGCGCTCGGAAACACCGAACCTGACCACGGGAGCGACGCGGCGAGCATCGAGACTACCGCAGAGAAGGAGGGCGACGAGTACGTGATCGACGGCGTCAAGACCTTCATCACCCACGGCGGCATCGCCGACTACGTCCTTACGATGTGCCGGACCGGCGTGGAGGGTCACGCTGGCATCTCGGCCATCATCGTCGAGACCGACCGCGACGGGTTCGAGGTGGAGTCGGAGATCCACAAGATGGGCTGGAACGCCTCGAACACGGTCCAGCTCCGGTACGACGGCGTCCGAGTCCCCGAGGAGAACCTCGTCGGCTACGAGGACGCGGGCTTCTACCAGCTCATGGAGTTCTTCGAGGAGGAGCGGGTCGGCATCGCCGCCCAGGCGCTCGGGATCGCCCAGCGCTGTCTCGACGAGGCCGTCGAGTACGTCGGGGAAAGACGCCAGTTCGACCGGAAGATCCAGCAGTTCCAGGCCGTCCAGCACAAAGTAGCGGACATGGCGATCCAGGTCGAGAACGCCCGGCGGTTGACCTACGACGCCGCCGCGCGCATCGACCGCGGCGAGAAACCCACGAAACTCGCCAGCATGGCCAAGCTCTACGCCTCCGAGGTCGCAGAGGCGGTGGCCAGCGACGCGATGCAACTCCACGGCGGCAACGGCTACACCCGCGACTACCCGGTCGAGCGCCAGTATCGCCACGCCAAACTCTACCAGATCGGCGAGGGGACCAGCGAGATCCAGCGCAACATCATCGCGAAAGAGCTACTGGATCTGTGA
- a CDS encoding glutamate--tRNA ligase translates to MDDEVRERVKEEAEKNALFNALKHDSDPQVGAIMGPLMGENPEFREHGDEIPELIGPVVGKIGGMSTDERRDRLEELDPDLVAELDADDEEDEHDLPDLPNADDYDEIRLRAAPNPNGPWHLGHARMPSVIGTYKDRYDGSFLVRFDDTDPETKRPDLDAYDEILDAIDYLGFEPDDVILASDRLETYYDHARELIDLGGAYTCSCPQGEFSDMKNSGEACPHREKGPEASLEEFEAMIDGEYAAGEKVLRVKTDIEHKNPALRDWVAFRMIDTPHPREEASEYRCWPMLDFQSGIDDHLTGISHIIRGIDLQDSAKRQRFVYDYFDWDYPEVIHWGHVQVDAYDVSMSTSTIKEQIEAGELDGWDDPRAPTLASLRRRGIRGQAIVDAMIELGTSTSNVDLAMSSVYAKNRELIDDETDRAFLVRDGERFPVEGGPDAAHPPVHPEHDDRGERDIPVGEAVLLEPEDVPAEGERVWLKGFGPVRLDDGTLHHTDEDIDVVREGDVPVIHWVPADESVPLTLRTMDGDVSGRAEPGIVDYDAGETVQFVRIGFARIDSVSAEDSVAYYAHP, encoded by the coding sequence ATGGACGACGAGGTACGCGAGCGAGTGAAAGAGGAGGCCGAGAAAAACGCCCTCTTCAACGCGCTCAAACACGACAGCGATCCGCAGGTCGGTGCGATCATGGGGCCGCTCATGGGGGAAAACCCCGAGTTCCGCGAACACGGCGACGAGATCCCCGAGTTGATCGGCCCCGTGGTCGGCAAGATCGGAGGGATGTCGACCGACGAGCGCCGGGACCGCCTCGAAGAACTCGATCCCGACCTCGTGGCGGAACTCGACGCCGATGACGAGGAAGACGAACACGACCTCCCGGATCTACCGAACGCCGACGACTACGACGAGATCCGACTGCGCGCCGCCCCGAACCCGAACGGCCCGTGGCACCTCGGTCACGCCCGGATGCCGTCGGTCATAGGCACCTACAAGGATCGGTACGACGGATCCTTCCTCGTCCGGTTCGACGACACCGACCCCGAGACCAAGCGCCCGGACCTCGACGCCTACGACGAGATCCTCGACGCCATCGACTACCTCGGCTTCGAACCCGACGACGTCATCCTCGCCAGCGACCGCCTCGAGACCTACTACGACCACGCCCGCGAACTGATCGACCTGGGTGGGGCCTACACCTGCTCCTGTCCACAGGGCGAGTTCTCCGACATGAAGAACTCCGGCGAGGCCTGTCCCCACCGCGAGAAAGGCCCCGAGGCCTCGCTCGAGGAGTTCGAGGCCATGATCGACGGCGAGTACGCGGCGGGCGAGAAGGTCCTGCGGGTGAAGACCGACATCGAACACAAGAATCCCGCGCTCAGGGACTGGGTGGCCTTCCGGATGATCGACACGCCGCATCCACGTGAGGAGGCCAGCGAGTACCGCTGCTGGCCGATGCTGGACTTCCAGAGCGGGATCGACGACCACCTCACCGGAATTTCCCACATAATCCGCGGGATCGACCTGCAGGACTCGGCCAAGCGCCAGCGGTTCGTCTACGACTACTTCGACTGGGACTATCCCGAAGTGATCCACTGGGGCCACGTCCAGGTCGACGCCTACGACGTGTCGATGAGCACGTCGACGATCAAGGAGCAGATCGAGGCGGGCGAACTCGACGGCTGGGACGACCCGCGCGCGCCGACGCTCGCCAGTCTCCGGCGGCGGGGCATCCGCGGGCAGGCCATCGTCGACGCGATGATCGAACTCGGCACCTCGACCTCCAACGTCGACCTGGCGATGTCTTCGGTCTACGCGAAAAACCGCGAACTGATCGACGACGAGACCGACCGGGCCTTCCTCGTACGCGACGGCGAGCGCTTCCCGGTCGAGGGCGGCCCCGACGCCGCGCACCCGCCGGTCCACCCCGAACACGACGACCGGGGCGAGCGCGACATTCCGGTGGGCGAGGCCGTCCTGCTGGAACCGGAAGACGTTCCGGCCGAGGGCGAGCGCGTCTGGCTGAAGGGCTTCGGCCCGGTTCGTCTCGACGACGGAACCCTCCACCACACCGACGAGGACATCGACGTGGTCCGCGAGGGCGACGTGCCCGTGATCCACTGGGTGCCGGCCGACGAGAGCGTCCCCCTTACCCTCCGGACGATGGACGGCGACGTGTCCGGCCGGGCCGAACCCGGTATCGTGGACTACGACGCCGGCGAGACGGTCCAGTTCGTGCGGATCGGATTCGCACGGATCGATAGCGTCTCAGCAGAGGACAGCGTCGCGTACTACGCCCATCCCTGA
- the mvk gene encoding mevalonate kinase, whose translation MVVSSAPGKVYLFGEHAVVYGEPAVPCAIERRARVTVEERDDDALRVQATDLSLDGFTVEYSGESSDRPDIDVPESLVDAAIGYVDAAAAQARDAADRPDAGFDITIESEIPLGAGLGSSAAVVVAGIDAGTRELGVELSAREIAERAYRVEHDVQDGQASRADTFCSAVGGAVRIEGDDCHAIRDVPNLPFVIGYDGGAGDTGELVAGVRALKDEYDFAADTVSAIGDVVRQGERALQAGDLEELGQLMDFNHGLLEALGVSSRSLDEMVWAARESDALGAKLTGAGGGGCIVALDESEEARTALSYTPGCEETFRAELDTDGVRVEEGA comes from the coding sequence ATGGTCGTTTCCAGCGCACCGGGGAAGGTCTACCTCTTCGGGGAACACGCGGTGGTGTACGGGGAGCCGGCGGTGCCCTGCGCGATCGAACGCCGGGCCAGGGTCACGGTCGAGGAACGCGACGACGACGCCCTCCGCGTTCAGGCGACGGACCTGAGCCTGGACGGGTTCACCGTCGAGTACAGCGGCGAGTCCAGCGACCGGCCCGATATCGACGTCCCGGAATCGCTCGTCGATGCGGCGATCGGGTACGTCGACGCCGCCGCGGCGCAGGCGCGCGACGCGGCCGATCGGCCGGACGCGGGCTTCGACATCACGATCGAGAGTGAGATTCCGCTGGGGGCGGGGCTGGGCTCGTCGGCCGCGGTCGTGGTCGCGGGGATCGACGCGGGGACGCGCGAACTCGGCGTCGAACTCTCGGCGCGCGAGATCGCCGAGCGCGCCTACAGGGTCGAACACGACGTGCAGGACGGGCAGGCCTCGCGGGCGGACACGTTCTGCTCGGCGGTGGGCGGCGCCGTCCGGATCGAGGGCGACGACTGCCACGCCATCCGTGACGTGCCGAATCTTCCGTTCGTCATCGGCTACGACGGCGGGGCGGGCGACACGGGCGAACTGGTGGCCGGCGTCCGCGCGCTGAAGGACGAGTACGACTTCGCGGCGGACACGGTGTCGGCGATCGGTGACGTCGTGCGCCAGGGCGAACGGGCCCTGCAGGCCGGCGATCTCGAAGAGCTCGGTCAGCTGATGGACTTCAATCACGGCCTCCTGGAGGCCCTCGGCGTCTCGTCGCGTTCGCTGGACGAGATGGTGTGGGCGGCCAGGGAGTCCGACGCGCTCGGGGCGAAACTCACCGGCGCCGGCGGCGGCGGGTGTATCGTCGCCCTGGACGAGAGCGAGGAGGCCCGCACGGCGCTGTCGTACACGCCGGGCTGTGAGGAGACGTTCCGGGCGGAACTGGACACCGACGGCGTCCGCGTCGAGGAGGGAGCGTGA
- the rpsB gene encoding 30S ribosomal protein S2, translating to MSGNDEEGLDAAESEVDPEPTGEAGAEPEPDPDAADAEADDEEQTPDTESGESEDPVEDAADAAADDETEEAEAEPSLDEDVMPDEEADLLIPVEDYLAAGVHIGTQQKTKDMERFIHRVRTDGLYVLDVSMTDQRIRTAADFLAGYNPEQVLVASSRQYGRFPAEKFADAVGARARTGRFIPGTLTNPDYEGYIEPDVVVVTDPIGDSQAVKEAITVGIPVIAMCDSNNQTSNVDLVVPTNNKGRKALSVVYWLLANETLDRRGAEPAYALEDFESEL from the coding sequence ATGAGTGGAAACGACGAAGAGGGTCTCGACGCCGCCGAGTCGGAGGTCGACCCGGAGCCGACCGGCGAGGCCGGTGCGGAGCCGGAACCCGACCCCGACGCGGCCGACGCCGAGGCCGACGACGAGGAACAGACCCCCGACACCGAGTCGGGCGAATCCGAGGACCCGGTCGAGGACGCGGCCGACGCGGCGGCCGACGACGAGACCGAGGAGGCAGAGGCGGAGCCGAGCCTTGACGAGGACGTCATGCCCGACGAGGAGGCGGACCTCCTCATCCCGGTCGAGGACTACCTGGCGGCTGGTGTCCACATCGGGACCCAGCAGAAGACGAAGGACATGGAGCGGTTCATCCACCGCGTCCGGACCGACGGGCTGTACGTCCTGGACGTCTCGATGACCGACCAGCGGATCCGCACGGCCGCGGACTTCCTGGCGGGCTACAACCCCGAGCAGGTGCTCGTGGCCTCCTCGCGCCAGTACGGTCGCTTCCCGGCCGAGAAGTTCGCCGACGCCGTGGGCGCACGCGCCCGCACCGGCCGCTTCATCCCGGGCACGCTGACCAACCCCGACTACGAGGGCTACATCGAGCCCGACGTCGTAGTCGTGACCGACCCCATCGGCGACTCGCAAGCTGTGAAGGAGGCCATCACGGTGGGCATCCCGGTCATCGCGATGTGTGACTCCAACAACCAGACGAGCAACGTCGACCTCGTGGTCCCCACGAACAACAAGGGGCGCAAGGCGCTGTCGGTCGTCTACTGGCTGCTGGCCAACGAGACGCTCGACCGCCGCGGTGCCGAACCGGCCTACGCCCTCGAGGACTTCGAGAGCGAACTGTAG